AAGAAAACCTAACAAACATGTTCTTGTTCCAATTTGTAGTGACGTACTCTTCTTGATTCTATTCCATAGGGCCACAAAGAGTGGGTGATACAATTCAATATTCTCGGGGTGGTTGAGCACAGAAACCTCGTCAAATTAGTTGGATATTACGCAGTAAATGATGAGAGAGGAATCCAACAGCTTTTGGTGTATGAATATATGCCTAACACAAGTGTCGAGAAATATTTGTCAGCTCCTCTCTCCTGGGCAATGAGGTTAAAGATAGGATGCTTGTGGCTTAACATACCTACATGAAGAAATGGATCTGTTCAGGTGCTTTTTCCACTTAGCTACTTACACCTAGCTATACAAAGGTGTAACTAGTAAGGACTTCATCAAAGCTTGTGCCTTTGGTTTTGTTACCTCAAgttttgagttggttattgtgcAAAATCCTGATGTATCTCTTCTTTTATATTGTACATCATCTTCAGACATTTTAAATCTTCAAACATTCTTTTGGACGAGCAAGGAATGGAATGCAAAGTTGTCAGATTTTGGATTGGCTAGGTTGGGACCTCCTGAGGGTCTAACCCATTTCTCAATTGGAGTATGTTCACGTAACTTGTTTGCATGCATCTCAATACATGTGTCCTAAAGATCTTGTCCTTTggtatttttcactttttcttgtttgtttattAGTTTTTCTAATTAATGTTGATATAGTCATATAAACCTAATTAACTCCTTTTACGGAATTAATCAAACTATGATTTATCTATTTTCTTGTCTGGATCTTATATGCTACTTTCCTTATTTGTTGTCATGTATGTTCTTAAAGTAAAACTTTGAACCTAAGATAGACAAGTCAAATCCAGTTCTGTCCTCTTTTGGTCTTTCTGATAGTGAATTTTGGCATTCTCATCGTGAGTCCAGCTCtcagaatgtatcagataccaGCACAGAGTCCAGATGAAGGAGCCAATTTCCAAGCCTGTCTGATAGGCCTTCCGATCTCAGGGCATTCACATTCTCAGAACTGAAAGCAGCAATGAAGAATTTCAATCGTACTACCAAGATTGGGGAAGGTGGATTTGGATGTATATATAAGGCCACAAAGTATTACTACTAGAAAGCACACTCACTTTCTTCAATGTCTATATCTGTACTTGTGGACATATGGCCACAACTCAAATCTCAGAACATAGGAATAAGAAAAGTGTCCTAAACATAAAAGATCCTCCCAAAAACATGCTTCAATGGCAGGAAATAAACTACTGATCAATACTGCTCCTGCTGTCACTTTTTGTCACAAAGTATTACTACTAGAAAACACACACACTTCTTCAATGTCTATCTGTACTGGTGGACACATGGCCACAACTCAAATCTCAGAACATTAGAAATAAGAAAGTGTCCTAAACATAAAAGAACCTCCCAAAACACTCTTCAATAGCAGGAAATAAACCACTGATCAATGCTGCCCCTACTGCTCCTGCACCGGCTGCTGCCACTCCCGCCGCTCTCGCACCTTGAAGCATAGACAGAGTTCATGCCTGCAATTGCAGGCAGGCCGACAGACTCCTGCTCTTCTGCGGTTCTGTATTGGAACAGCCTGAGCCTTAATTGCCACCCGAGCTCGTGTATTGTAATGTACATGAGTAGGGGGGTTAGAAGGGTAGGGAGGGTACACTGGAGCCTACGCGTATTGTAATGATGAGTAGGGGAGGCTGGATGGAGGGGGCTAGAAGAGGGGGTGCTGGAGGGGAGCAGGATGCATGCATGGGGGGCTGGAGAACAAGGGGGGGGGAGGGATGGATTGATAGGGTAGGAAgtggggggggggaggggggtgcTGTACATGAGGGGGGGGATGGAGGGGCAGGGTGGGTATGCTGGAGCCTTAGGGTATTTTAATAATGAGCAGGGGGGTTGCTCAAAAGCTCTCCGGTTTTTCTCTCCAAATAACTAACATTAACGCAAGTGGAACCACATTCCTAGCCTTGTTTTTTTCCTGCATTCTTCCAGCTAAAGATCAACTCTGTCATGGTTTTCAGCATTGCCCATGGAGTGCCAAACCACCTGAGCATATCCCACCATAACCTTATGGTCAACCCGCAATGTAGCATAAGATAATCCAACAACAAGCACACCAGCTAAGCTGCCTCAAAACAGTGCATACCCAGCTAATTGCACCACATTATACAGAACTGGATTTGCTAATATAGTTATATTAATAAGAAATGGACCTTGGGCCTTACTCAACCCCAAAAACTATCTTATGAGGTAATGATTGTCCAAAGTCATCTAAGGATACCAATCTCACATCTACTTGACACCCCCACACATCCAGGTCTGCACATGGACAACATTGGGGCCCAATTTCAGATAAACCAAGTATTGGAATGGAGCTGAATCTAATACCATGatgggaaatagactttgggcCTACCTCAACCCAAAAAATTAGCTCATGAGGTGAGGATTTTCTAAGGCCATTTAAGGAAACCAATCTTGCACCCCACAACCATGTGGGACTTCACACCTTTTAGAGAAGATGGTCGAATCACTTCAACATGGTTTCAGAGTAGGCAGAGGTCCCAAGTTTGAGTCTCACTGCCAAGAATTTTCACGTGCTTGGGCTATGGAAAAGAATTAGGCCAACATGTGAGGAGGACATGTTAAAGAGAAAATTAAAGTTTATAAATGTATGCTCTCTCTAACTGCATAGATGAGATGATTACACagtttaataataattataaactaAGATGCTAGACACAAGGACTTACAGTTAGAATCTGGGTTGCCAACTGTTCCCTAGCCAAAGGATTATGGAGAAGAACAATCAGGCGTGCAAAAAGCTCCTAAAACACCAAAAATGAGGTAAAGTAGTTGTATACATTTCTTAAACAAGATGAAAATGTATAATTTCTCTGCTGCTCAGTGAAACTAAAGTTAATTACCTCAGGATAAGGAATATTAGCACGAGCTTTGCATTCTAAAACCGCTGCACCACTTTGAGAGGATCTACGCCTGCACAATTCTGATATGCATTTGCAGACCTACAAAGAAGACACTTGAATGAGTTATGGTATAAGAAGTAGATGTGAAACTCCATTATCGATAGCAGATAGAACATGCAAGTTTGATATAAAGAGAGGAAAGTTTTCAACAGGCAAGAACAGATAGTAAACCTTGCCAAAAAATGAAGGCCAAAAGGAGACAAAACAACTCTTACCGTAGCAACTGCACCAGTGTAAACTCGTGGTATGATCATCTTTAACAAAAATGGCCATAAAACATGCTACAATCCACACAAACTGAATTCAATTAGTTCcagaaataataataagcataAAGAGGTGGTGGAGgtaaataatgaaaaatcttTTCACACAGATTAATAAAGTGAAATTTCTTAAAGGGAGAAGTGCTCTCATACCTCCATCTCAGGGACAGTAACAGTTATTAGAAGAAGACCCTTTTCACAGATTGCCCTCAATTCTGACAATGTAACAGCATCCATTTTCATATAAGATAATTCGAACATCATATAGTTTTAGCATATAAAAAATGACATTCTGATAGAAAGTATGACACACTAATTAAAACATATGCAGGAGTCAACTCAAGTTGAAGTTCCCCATAGATGGGGAATAAAAACCATCTCATCTAACCACAAAAACAATGATGGAAACCACCTCTCCCTTTCCCACCCCAAAACAATGATGGGAAGCACTTCTGTTTTATCACGCATAAGGAAAAGGGCAAGGAACTCAACACAACCATGAATATGAGATGAAATTGGTGGAAATATTGAAAAAGAGGCAACATACCACCCACTGCAAGTTCCAGAATATTTTACCAGAGATCCATACCTCCACTTTCTTGTACACAAAAGGGTAATAACCACCAGGTGACGAGTTCAATTCCCTAGATCTCTCAATATTATCTTTGTGCAGACCAAACATTGTGGAATGGCGAATAAGATATTCAATGAACAACTCTCCAAAAGGACCAACCAAGTAACAGTGGGAAGCCATAACCACAATTAGCTACAAGCAAGCAACACAATCACATAGAATCTAGAAGTAGAGTTTGTGTTTGCATCATAACTAGGTAACTACAGCTAAATTTTCAACTCATAAATACCCCTCCAAGGGCCTTACAGAGCCCTAAATTAAGCTCATCCAATAACCGCTTCACAACTTCAATTAGTAAAGGTCTCTTAGTCGATGACAGTCAAATAGGGAGAGAGAAGATAAACATGACATTACCAAATTGAAGTGGAAAAAAGAACCTGGGTAATAAATGCTTTAATACAGAAAGTACACCAACAGCCAGTGGTTCTTCTTTCAGCTTGCATTTCTGACAGCGGCAAAGAGCAAATACACGAATATTTAGTGGAACAATTACCTTGTAAATAACCAAGTCTCACTACTAAGTTTGccatttcatattttttgaaagaaaaggtTGAATTCTGGAGTTCAAAAAAATTGGAGGAAAATGAAGAAAGGTTGTGTTATTCCCTATTGCAAGCTTTTGGTTCCCTTCTAATTGCCTCCTTGATAGGTGATATACAGAGAAAAATATCATTAAGTTCTTGTGTTGGAATGTACAAAGGAGAAAATACACACATTAAGAAGGAAGAAAAACTATTCCTCCGCGTACACCAAACCAACTGTTAGGAAACAATGCTGAACTTCATTATAAGTCTGCCATTCGCACAAAATCCAAAAGAACTATACATTAGTCACAAATATAACATGTGAAGATATATAATTCTCAAAAAACATGTGAAGATACATAATACAATGTTGAGAGATGAAGCAGATGTTTGTAGCAGCGCAGAAATAAAGCCCCGATAAAGTTAATATGACCAAAAACATATGGAAGAAGGAAAATCAACTGATACTACCTTCAGAGAATCTACTAATTTTAAGATTGGTATTTATGGTGACCAGTGCTATTAGCCTTTCGATTTTCTAAAGCTTTAAATATCCTTAACAGGACTGCCAGAAAGCTATTATTGCTTGCAAGATAGCTCGCTTTAGATGTCTACCAGGAATCACAGAAAGCTATTTCTTGTTTAACAGGTAGTACCTTACCACTTCAATATCAACAGAACTTCTTTCTTCCAAACTGAGCATGGCAGTGATCTTTTCTAAAGGGACGGTATGTAAGTACCCAAACTATCTATACCGACATGTGGATAAATAAACTAAGGCCACGCGCAACCTAGGAGTCGAAGGAGTATCATCAAACAATTTAATGTAAGATCTTTCTACCATGCTCTATAAAAGAGAGAATTCAAAGGTTTCTCTCACATAGATAGCAATCTGTGCATAATGGCACAGAAAAAGTTGTCTTTTCTTAGTGGGCAGCTGCTAGTAGTGCAATTCTTACTCCTGAAAATCTGAGGAAGAGAGGAAATATATGTTTGTTGGCTTGGTGCTTCAAGTATAGTCTGGAGAAGGGAGATGCCAACAAGTAGTGTGATCTCATTAGAAGTTGAAGAGGAAGAACCAGGAGGTCAATCAGTTAAGGTTACACAGGATCCTTCTACGTGCCATTTTTGGACAATATGGCAAGAAGCAACAGAAGAACTGTTTTGAGGAGGAAAATTCCTCGTTACTAATTAAGAACATTTTGTTCTCTTGAAAATTTCGAAGTGCACAGAAAATCTTTTTGTAGAAGATTGAATGGGACTCTTAAATTTAACTCATTTCTGTAAGCTTGTAAACCCATGTGTTCCTCTTGGGTTAATCTAActagtgaaaaaataaaaacaacctAAGGCCTCAAATACAGAACTTGGACCTGAATAGCTTCCAAGCAGGAAATGACCATCAACTGGTTAATCAATGAAATGTACTcttaaaggaaaaaagaaaaaataaatgaataaaccAGATCTTCAACCCAATTGCGAAATCTGAATGCTCTTTTTTGTCACTGCTTCTACAAACCACAGAAAGCAGAGTTGACAATGTGACAGTAAGTTCCTGCACACATCAAAGATAGTTAGCTACCTATCTAAATCAGAATGTTAGCTATGAAATGATTGCATATAACATCATCCATACATCACTCTAATTGGTGAAACCTTAATGGCTCTCAAGATAAGTTACAAGCAACATTTGTCCCGGGGGGTTTGTTTCAGTTGACAAAGGTTGAAGGACTTGTGTCTTAGGTCACAAGTTCGAGTCTCGCGTCAAGCGAACTAATATCAGTATTAAAGTGGGGCAGCAATAGAGgtggtttagactcatttgcattaattaattgtcCTACTGGGACGTCAACTCGAATTGGAGCATTAACAGCTggaatatgagatttagtaacttTTGATAggtcagtaaatgcatctgacagttgatttgcaatattttgcaaatgaattatcttttgaacttctatTTCGCATTTATTTatacgaggatctaaatgagatagtgataatgcattccaatctatttccctttttagcTACTTATTTTCTCCCATAATGCTGGGTATACTGatttatcaaaatgacaatcaataaATCTtgcagtgaataaatctccagtcatagattccaaatattttatgatagaaagagattcatacccaacatatatccccAATCTTCTTTGGGGTCCCATTTTTGTGCGTTGTGGTGGAGCAATTAAAACATATACTGcatatccaaatattataaGATGAGAAATGTTCGGTTCCTGACCAAAAGCCAATTGTAATGGGGAGCctttatgataacttgtgggtctgatccacacaagacttgctgcatgcaaaataacatgaccccataatgaaatgaaaagttttgttctcataagtATTGATCTAGCAATTAATTGAAGACATTTAATCAATAAttccgctagaccattttgagtataaacatgAGCAATCGGATGCTCAACTGTTATCCCAATGGACaaataataatcattaaatgcctgagatgtgaactcaccagcattatcaagacgaattgtctttattgcataatctggagaTTATGCTCTTAACTTGATaatttgagcaagtaatctcgcaaatgtcatattagagttgataataagcacacatgtgatcatcttgtagatgcatctattaaaaccatataatatttgaatggtccacatgatgggtgaatgggcccacatatatcactcTGTATACGTCCAGAAATGTTGAGGATTCAATGcccactttgattactgatggtctagtaatcaatttgccttgagaATATGCAGCAtaagagaattctttaaattgaagaatcttttggttcttcaaagagtgtccatgtgaactctcaattattttgcgcatcatattagaacCGGGATGACCCAACCagtcatgccaaataataaaatcatttaagTAAGTAAACCTTTGGTTTACTATGGCATGTCtttcaaccatgctaatacttgtgaagtataagccggatGTAAGAGCGGgtaacttttcaagtataaacttttTGCCCGACATCATTATagtaatgtaaagatattcattcttttcattatttgtagtctcaatatgataaatattttgacgaatgtctttgaaacttaataagtttctttgagacttactacaatataatacttcattaattgttaaatttgttcctCCGACAAATACAACTTTAGCTTTTTcggatccttcaattaatcttgtactaccagatattgtattaacattagcttctttcataatcaaataagaaaaatatttcttatctcttaGAATATTGTGTGTTGTGGCACTATTAATAAGACACATTATCATAATTGATGTTGGATCCAACTGATAACTGGGGAATTTCCATATTCTGATATAGGAGTTAATATATTTGGAGAAAATTAGaacttcgtgctgataacgtattataaaataaattaacttggaAATTTAAGAAGGAAAGAAAGTAGCAGAAAATAGAGAAAGTAGAAGAGGATTTCAGTGTAAGTATTTTGTTCTtcgtgttttttttttctttgcacCAATCTTGCATATATATAGGTACAAGAAGAAGAGCAAATACCAAGTGGACAAGTTGTCCACTTAAAAATGGGACCTACCTGAAAAATTACACCAAATACACAACATGGTGTGGAAAATTACATCCAATACACAACAATTAGAACTATTATTGTCATTTTAGAAATCTATTAATGCATGTTCAAGTTGGGAACAAATTAATGTGGGTAACTACCCCACAACTTAGAGCTATTATccaaagttgaaaataaaaacaCGTAACccatttgtcaaaaaaaaagggaaacaaaAAAATTTGGGGGGTGAGAGAAGGGGGAGTATGGTGAGAAAAAGTGGTAAAGTGgggtaataaaaatattttatatattttttttagggTGGAcagtaatactttaatatttaattttaactaattctaagaatttatttaatttttgtctagGTGGAATATTTTGTCTGTGGAGTATGATGtgacaaattttttaaaataaaagagagagtctAGCGCACACACCATAGTGAGAGTAGAATAAAAGAGAAGTGTGTTTTTCAATCTAAGAAGtgatagtttatgtatgaaactcacactctcaatagtttaagtatgaaactaaaaaaaatgaatagttTAGATGCATTTTTGATACTTATATCTTATTTAGATGACCGAATGGTCACTCTCCTTAATTTTCCTAAAGAATATTTATCTGCACTTCGTCAAAGTCTTGAACTGAATTCTTATGCCTTTTTCTTTAAGACTTCAACTTAATTTTTATAATGATGGCGTTCAGACTATCCTGCACGCACCTCGACCATCACCGAGTATCTACTATCTCTCACCAACCAACCCTAGCCTCCAAGGTTCCCTTTGATGAGGAAAAGGCCTAAAGGGTGAACAAGTAAGGTGTTTAGCAAGCTGTGTCACATTGACTTGGATATCAAACATCCCTATATTTTTTGATAAGTCATATTTTAGCAATCATCAATAGTAGGGCCAGGGCTTAAAGTTCCTCTAAAGGAATTCAGGAGTTCCAAGTAACATGGTTATCTTGTGTATATCATTCATTTGCAGCAAAAGCTACAAATGCTAATATTTAAGAGTGCACGCATGTTAATTCTCTTTTTCCAAACAACAACCAAATATGCATGTAGACCTGTTCTAGATTAACCCATGCTACTTGTCTATCCTCCTTCCTAACCAGCTTCAGTGCTTCCATTAGAGTGCTAGGTATCACCAGTTTGACAAAACAAGTATCTCTATGCTTCAAAgtaatgtatatattttgatctttttaatAAGGTCGTGAATATTTTGATGTATCCAGATATAACATGAATATCTATGTACTACTGTTTTGACCCAAGTTGCTCAAGAGAGAGAGTTTGGAACTGAACAAGAAACTAGTGATGATGAGGGATTGCTTCTTTGTTCATCAGAATTTGAAGGATGACTCTTTCAACAAATTTGACTACCCTATATATGCAAAAAAGAAGGGAAAAGAGGGAATTTTCAGGTTGGACCAGAATTAGGTGATACTGTTGGAGAAAGAAGAAAGCAGACGAAGAATGAGaagaagaatgaagaagaaaaatgagaaTAAGAGTGAAGAAGAAGACAGAAGCCTCAAGACTCTTCCACTTcttctgatgatatgataatccTCCACCACGTGGCTTCATCTTGTCCCTACAAATGGATTCATCCTGTCCATACAACACAgccaaattaaaatatgactATGCCCATATAGTTAtgggtaaataaaataaagtaatgacaagTTAGAATAGGACAAAACCAACCCATTTCTTTTTGTCTATATTACAATTGGTTGCAACAACTTGTGTATAAGTAGATGTACATTTTGATGAAAATATAGACAGAAATTCTCTTTATCTTCAGCTTCTCATTCTTTAAAATctctacatggtatcagagcacctCTAAGCTCCATCCAAATCTGTGTCAAAACATCAAAGTCATCTTCAAAATCCCAGAATGCCTGAAACAACTGAAATCAAATCAGACAGTG
This DNA window, taken from Solanum dulcamara chromosome 3, daSolDulc1.2, whole genome shotgun sequence, encodes the following:
- the LOC129882267 gene encoding protein SHOOT GRAVITROPISM 6-like isoform X3, with the translated sequence MMFELSYMKMDAVTLSELRAICEKGLLLITVTVPEMEHVLWPFLLKMIIPRVYTGAVATVCKCISELCRRRSSQSGAAVLECKARANIPYPEELFARLIVLLHNPLAREQLATQILTVC
- the LOC129882267 gene encoding protein SHOOT GRAVITROPISM 6-like isoform X4, with translation MMFELSYMKMDAVTLSELRAICEKGLLLITVTVPEMEHVLWPFLLKMIIPRVYTGAVATVCKCISELCRRRSSQSGAAVLECKARANIPYPEELFARLIVLLHNPLAREQLATQILTF
- the LOC129882267 gene encoding protein SHOOT GRAVITROPISM 6-like isoform X1; the protein is MMFELSYMKMDAVTLSELRAICEKGLLLITVTVPEMEHVLWPFLLKMIIPRVYTGAVATVCKCISELCRRRSSQSGAAVLECKARANIPYPEELFARLIVLLHNPLAREQLATQILTVVWHSMGNAENHDRVDL
- the LOC129882267 gene encoding protein SHOOT GRAVITROPISM 6-like isoform X2, which gives rise to MMFELSYMKMDAVTLSELRAICEKGLLLITVTVPEMEHVLWPFLLKMIIPRVYTGAVATVCKCISELCRRRSSQSGAAVLECKARANIPYPEELFARLIVLLHNPLAREQLATQILTDRSTGQMIGT